From a region of the Gossypium raimondii isolate GPD5lz chromosome 10, ASM2569854v1, whole genome shotgun sequence genome:
- the LOC105777236 gene encoding pyruvate kinase isozyme A, chloroplastic: MSQSLQFITPSRAPYFTLPKFPRRSCTRFPVINLPNTKRSITITPSLSSFLHATSSRSLPSGNSQTGAAGVVSALSVGATGIEVDAVTEAELKENGFRSTRRTKLICTIGPATCGFEQLEALAVGGMNVARINMCHGSREWHQTVIERVRRLNDEKGFAVAIMMDTEGSEIHMGDLGGAASAKTEDGEIWTFSVRAFGTPRPERTINVNYDGFAEDVKVGDELLVDGGMVRFEVTEKIGPDVKCRCTDPGLLLPQANLTLWRNGSLVSERNAMLPTISSKDWLDIDFGIAEGVDFIAISFVKSAEVINHLKSYIAARACGSEIAVIAKMESVDSLKNLEEIIQASDGAMVARGDLGAQIPLEQVPSAQQKIVQLCRQLNKPVIVASQLLESMIEYPTPTRAEVADVSEAVRQRADALMLSGESAMGQYPEKALAVLRSVSVRIEKWWREEKCHEAMELPDVGTLFADSISEEICNSAAKIANNLEADALFVYTKTGHMASLLSRCRPDCPIFAFTTTTSVRRRLNLQWGLIPFRLSFYDDMDANLNKTFSLLKARGMIKSGDLVIAVSDMLQSIQVMNVP, translated from the exons ATGTCGCAGTCTCTCCAATTCATCACTCCCTCACGTGCTCCTTACTTCACTCTTCCAAAATTCCCGAGGAGGTCTTGTACCCGGTTTCCGGTAATCAACCTCCCCAACACAAAACGCTCTATAACCATCACGCCATCGTTATCTTCATTTCTCCATGCCACGTCATCACGATCCCTGCCTTCTGGCAACTCCCAGACCGGAGCTGCGGGGGTTGTATCGGCGTTAAGCGTAGGAGCGACAGGGATCGAAGTGGACGCCGTCACGGAGGCGGAGTTGAAGGAGAACGGATTCCGTAGCACGAGGCGGACGAAGCTAATCTGCACGATTGGTCCAGCCACCTGCGGGTTTGAGCAGCTGGAAGCGTTGGCCGTCGGAGGCATGAACGTGGCTCGAATCAACATGTGCCACGGCTCACGCGAGTGGCATCAAACGGTGATCGAACGGGTGAGGAGACTCAACGATGAGAAAGGCTTTGCCGTCGCTATAATGATGGATACTGAAGGTAGCGAGATTCACATGGGAGATCTCGGTGGCGCTGCCTCCGCCAAAACTGAG GATGGAGAAATCTGGACATTTAGTGTTAGGGCTTTCGGAACACCGCGGCCAGAGCGTACAATTAATGTAAATTATGACGGTTTTGCTGAAG ATGTGAAAGTTGGGGATGAACTTTTGGTTGATGGTGGAATGGTGAGGTTTGAGGTGACTGAGAAGATTGGTCCCGATGTTAAGTGTCGGTGCACTGATCCAGGATTGTTGCTGCCGCAAGCTAATTTGACTTTGTGGCGGAATGGCAGTCTTGTTTCAGAGCGTAATGCAATGCTTCCTACCATTTCTTCCAAG GATTGGTTGGACATTGACTTTGGGATTGCAGAAGGTGTTGATTTTATTGCAATATCCTTTGTCAAATCTGCTGAAGTGATTAATCATCTTAAAAGCTATATTGCTGCAAGGGCATGTGGTAG TGAGATAGCTGTCATTGCAAAGATGGAGAGTGTTGACTCATTAAAGAATTTAGAAGAAATTATTCAAGCATCAGATGGAGCTATGGTCGCAAGGGGAGACTTGGGTGCTCAGATACCATTGGAACAGGTTCCATCAGCTCAGCAAAAGATTGTCCAGCTCTGCAGGCAGCTAAATAAGCCAGTGATTGTTGCCTCCCAGTTACTTGAATCAATGATTGAATACCCTACACCCACCCGAGCTGAAGTTGCTGATGTTTCTGAGGCGGTGAGGCAGCGAGCTGATGCTTTAATGCTCTCTGGTGAGTCTGCTATGGGACAGTACCCTGAAAAGGCATTGGCTGTTCTGAGAAGTGTTAGTGTGAGAATAGAAAAGTGGTGGAGGGAGGAAAAATGCCATGAAGCTATGGAATTGCCAGATGTAGGAACTTTGTTTGCAGATAGTATCTCAGAAGAGATTTGTAATTCTGCTGCCAAGATTG CCAACAATCTAGAGGCGGATGCCCTTTTTGTCTACACAAAGACAGGCCACATGGCATCTCTCCTGTCCCGATGTCGACCAGATTGCCCCATCTTTGCTTTTACAACCACAACTTCTGTTCGGAGGCGTCTGAACCTACAGTGGGGTCTAATACCCTTCCGTCTAAGCTTCTATGACGATATGGATGCCAACCTTAACAAAACCTTCTCATTACTCAAAGCCAGGGGAATGATCAAATCAGGCGACCTTGTAATCGCTGTATCAGACATGTTGCAATCCATCCAAGTCATGAATGTTCCTTAA